A stretch of the Mesorhizobium sp. Pch-S genome encodes the following:
- the trpS gene encoding tryptophan--tRNA ligase: MTAFKPLIFSGVQPTGNLHLGNYLGAIRKFVALQDTMDCIYCVVDLHSLTAQLVHEDLKDQTRQITAAFLAAGIDPERHIVFNQSRVMQHAELAWVFNCVARIGWMNRMTQFKDKAGKDRENASLGLLAYPSLMAADILVYRATHVPVGDDQKQHLELTRDIAQKFNNDFSHRIAELGVGVEIQMGDETVNGFFPLTEPVIGGPAARIMSLRDGSKKMSKSDPSDLSRINLTDDADTISKKIKKAKTDPEALPSEIAGLAGRPEAENLVGIYAGLADTSKEAVLKEYGGQQFSVFKPALADLAVEKMAPIAGEMRRLMADPGHIDGVLRNGGERAGVLAEANMKTVRDIIGLLQG, translated from the coding sequence ATGACCGCCTTCAAACCGCTTATCTTTTCCGGTGTGCAGCCGACCGGCAATCTGCACCTCGGCAACTATCTCGGCGCGATCCGCAAGTTCGTCGCCCTGCAGGACACGATGGATTGCATCTACTGCGTCGTCGACCTGCATTCGCTGACCGCACAGCTGGTGCATGAGGACCTCAAGGACCAGACCCGGCAGATCACCGCCGCTTTCCTTGCCGCCGGCATCGACCCGGAAAGACACATCGTCTTCAACCAGAGCCGCGTGATGCAGCACGCCGAACTCGCCTGGGTGTTCAACTGCGTGGCGCGCATCGGCTGGATGAACCGCATGACGCAGTTCAAGGACAAGGCCGGCAAGGACCGCGAGAACGCCTCGCTCGGCCTGCTTGCCTATCCGAGCCTGATGGCTGCCGACATCCTGGTCTACCGCGCCACCCATGTGCCGGTGGGAGACGACCAGAAGCAGCATCTGGAGCTCACCCGTGATATCGCCCAGAAGTTCAACAACGATTTCTCGCACCGCATCGCCGAGCTCGGCGTCGGCGTGGAGATCCAGATGGGCGATGAAACGGTGAATGGCTTCTTCCCGCTGACCGAGCCGGTCATCGGCGGACCGGCCGCGCGCATCATGAGCCTGCGTGACGGATCCAAGAAAATGTCGAAATCCGATCCATCCGACCTGTCGCGCATCAACCTGACCGACGATGCCGATACGATCTCGAAGAAGATCAAGAAGGCGAAGACAGACCCGGAAGCGCTGCCTTCCGAAATTGCCGGTCTGGCCGGGCGGCCGGAAGCGGAAAACCTAGTCGGCATCTATGCCGGACTGGCCGACACCAGCAAGGAAGCGGTGTTGAAGGAATATGGCGGCCAGCAGTTCTCGGTGTTCAAGCCGGCGCTCGCCGACCTCGCGGTCGAGAAGATGGCGCCGATCGCCGGCGAGATGCGTCGCCTCATGGCCGATCCCGGCCATATTGATGGCGTGCTGCGCAACGGCGGCGAACGCGCCGGCGTTCTGGCAGAGGCCAACATGAAGACGGTGCGCGACATCATCGGCTTGCTGCAGGGCTGA
- a CDS encoding universal stress protein — protein MVSKRLSREAGHRRKFLAVIDDTPECERAVAYASKRAQSTGGVLVLLYVIEPDDFQHWLGVEKIMREEANTTARSALDAYAGKVRQKVGIEPELVVREGKRAEEIHKLIEEDQDIAILVLAAGAGKEGPGPLVASIAGKGAAFPIPVTVVPQNLSDDDIESLA, from the coding sequence ATGGTCTCCAAACGCCTCAGCCGTGAAGCCGGCCACCGCCGCAAATTCCTGGCGGTCATCGACGACACGCCGGAATGCGAGCGTGCCGTGGCCTATGCCTCGAAGCGAGCGCAGAGTACGGGTGGCGTGCTGGTGCTGCTCTATGTCATCGAACCGGACGACTTCCAGCATTGGCTTGGCGTGGAAAAGATCATGCGCGAGGAAGCCAACACCACGGCTCGCTCCGCGCTCGACGCCTATGCCGGCAAGGTGCGGCAGAAGGTCGGCATCGAACCCGAACTGGTCGTCCGCGAAGGCAAGCGCGCCGAAGAGATTCACAAGCTGATCGAGGAAGACCAGGACATCGCCATCCTGGTTCTGGCGGCGGGCGCCGGCAAGGAAGGGCCCGGACCGCTGGTTGCCTCCATCGCAGGCAAGGGCGCGGCCTTTCCGATCCCGGTCACCGTCGTGCCGCAAAACCTTTCCGACGACGACATCGAAAGCCTGGCCTAA
- a CDS encoding NifU family protein, with protein sequence MFIQTESTPNPATLKFLPGKEVLREGTADFRDADAAREASPLAGRLFDIPGVTGVFFGYDFITVTKDGPDWQHLKPAILGAIMEHFMSGQPVMASTAPSTTADDEGEFYDKEDAEIVVTIKELLDTRVRPAVAQDGGDITFRGYEKGTVFLHMKGACAGCPSSTATLKHGIQNLLRHFVPEVEHVEQVS encoded by the coding sequence ATGTTCATCCAGACCGAGTCGACGCCCAATCCGGCGACACTGAAGTTCCTGCCGGGCAAGGAAGTGCTGCGCGAAGGCACCGCCGACTTCCGCGACGCCGACGCCGCGCGCGAAGCCTCGCCCTTGGCTGGCCGCCTGTTCGACATTCCGGGCGTGACCGGCGTGTTCTTCGGCTACGACTTCATCACCGTGACCAAGGACGGTCCCGACTGGCAGCATCTGAAACCGGCGATCCTCGGCGCCATCATGGAGCATTTCATGTCCGGCCAGCCGGTCATGGCCAGCACCGCTCCATCCACCACCGCCGACGATGAAGGCGAGTTCTACGACAAGGAAGACGCAGAAATCGTCGTCACCATCAAGGAACTGCTCGACACGCGGGTACGGCCAGCGGTGGCGCAGGACGGCGGCGACATCACCTTCCGTGGTTACGAGAAGGGTACCGTGTTCCTGCATATGAAGGGCGCCTGTGCCGGCTGCCCGTCCTCGACCGCCACGCTGAAGCACGGCATCCAGAACCTGCTTCGTCACTTCGTGCCCGAAGTGGAGCATGTCGAACAGGTATCGTAA
- a CDS encoding L,D-transpeptidase — protein sequence MRLKSAIVVAALAASLAGCSTIGQMRLFSNDYGGVSDAGYQLPRIPIEKVPQRFHRQIVAYDTNEKPGTIVVDTGNKFLYFVLPEGEAVRYGIGVGREGFEWNGTARVAIKREWPTWTPPSQMIKRQPELAQFRNGMDPGLKNPLGARALYLFNKGDTGYRLHGTPEWWSIGKAMSSGCIRLMNQDIIDLYNRAEVGAKVIVM from the coding sequence ATGCGCTTGAAATCTGCCATTGTCGTCGCGGCGCTCGCCGCCTCGCTTGCCGGCTGTAGCACCATCGGCCAGATGCGGCTTTTCTCCAACGACTATGGCGGCGTCAGCGACGCGGGCTATCAGCTGCCGCGCATCCCGATCGAAAAGGTACCGCAAAGGTTCCATCGCCAGATCGTCGCCTACGACACCAACGAGAAGCCGGGCACGATTGTCGTCGATACCGGCAACAAGTTCCTGTATTTCGTGCTGCCGGAAGGCGAAGCGGTGCGCTACGGCATCGGCGTCGGCCGCGAAGGGTTCGAGTGGAACGGCACGGCCCGTGTCGCCATCAAGCGCGAGTGGCCGACCTGGACACCTCCTTCGCAGATGATCAAGCGCCAGCCAGAACTGGCACAGTTCCGCAACGGCATGGATCCTGGGTTGAAGAACCCGCTCGGCGCACGCGCCCTCTATCTGTTCAACAAGGGTGACACCGGTTACCGCCTGCACGGCACCCCGGAATGGTGGTCGATCGGCAAGGCGATGTCGTCGGGCTGCATCCGGCTGATGAACCAGGACATTATCGACCTCTACAACCGCGCTGAAGTCGGCGCCAAGGTCATCGTGATGTGA
- the cueR gene encoding Cu(I)-responsive transcriptional regulator, with amino-acid sequence MNIGDAARHSGLPAKTIRYYEEIGLISPERSDNSYRDYSSDDVHRLAFLKRARNLGFSIDDCRQLMALYQDRERASQDVRAIASAHVSAIEEKVRELQSMRATLNKLIHACHGDDRPDCPILEEMAGELETVD; translated from the coding sequence ATGAATATCGGCGATGCTGCCCGTCACTCCGGACTGCCGGCCAAGACCATCCGCTACTATGAAGAAATCGGACTGATCTCTCCCGAGCGTTCGGACAACAGCTATCGCGACTATTCGAGCGACGACGTGCACCGGCTCGCATTCCTGAAGCGGGCTCGCAATCTCGGCTTTTCCATCGACGACTGCCGCCAGCTGATGGCGCTGTACCAGGACCGCGAGCGCGCCAGCCAGGATGTGCGCGCGATCGCCTCGGCGCATGTCTCGGCGATCGAGGAAAAGGTGCGCGAATTGCAATCCATGCGGGCGACCCTGAACAAGCTGATCCACGCCTGCCACGGCGACGATCGCCCGGACTGCCCGATCCTGGAAGAGATGGCAGGAGAGTTGGAGACGGTGGACTGA
- a CDS encoding MmcB family DNA repair protein, producing the protein MPIVSPFSQNPLIDGRQSERAMLVRRGVQRLLTQMGAHVLPELSLATGRRADLVALTRQGDIWIIEVKSSIEDFRVDRKWPDYRLHCDRFFFATHPAVPAEIFPEECGFILSDGYGAEMLRDAPEHRIAAATRKALMLRIARAGAARLLAAELAGVSVPALDGESE; encoded by the coding sequence ATGCCCATCGTTTCACCGTTCTCCCAGAATCCGCTGATCGACGGTCGCCAGTCGGAGCGCGCCATGCTGGTGCGGCGCGGCGTGCAGCGGCTGCTTACCCAGATGGGCGCGCATGTCCTGCCTGAACTGTCGCTGGCGACCGGGCGGCGCGCCGACCTCGTCGCGCTCACCCGCCAGGGCGACATCTGGATCATCGAGGTCAAATCCTCGATCGAGGACTTTCGTGTCGACCGCAAATGGCCGGACTACCGGCTGCATTGCGACCGCTTCTTCTTCGCCACGCACCCAGCCGTGCCGGCCGAGATCTTTCCCGAGGAGTGCGGGTTCATCCTGTCGGACGGCTATGGTGCCGAAATGCTGCGCGACGCACCGGAACACCGTATCGCCGCGGCCACCCGCAAGGCGCTGATGCTGAGGATCGCGCGGGCCGGGGCTGCCAGGCTGCTGGCCGCCGAACTCGCCGGCGTTTCCGTGCCGGCGCTGGATGGTGAGAGCGAATAG
- a CDS encoding Rrf2 family transcriptional regulator produces MKRDSRLSGVLHVLLHMAEENRPMTSEQLSRTLSTNPVVIRRIMAGLRDMGIVQSERGHGGGWTISRDLASVSLRDVYTALGEPMVFALGNRQEMPDCLVEQAVNAALDDAFHEAEALLIQRLGEVTLADLAADFHERWQQNRTRKANPHAA; encoded by the coding sequence ATGAAACGCGACAGTCGACTCTCGGGCGTTCTGCACGTCCTGCTCCACATGGCCGAAGAAAACCGGCCGATGACCTCGGAACAGCTCTCCAGGACGCTGAGCACCAATCCCGTGGTGATCCGGCGCATCATGGCGGGCCTGCGTGACATGGGCATCGTGCAATCCGAACGCGGCCATGGCGGCGGCTGGACGATCAGCCGCGACCTCGCCAGCGTCTCGCTGCGCGACGTCTATACCGCGCTCGGCGAGCCGATGGTCTTTGCGCTCGGCAATCGCCAGGAAATGCCGGACTGCCTGGTGGAGCAGGCGGTCAACGCAGCGCTGGATGACGCGTTCCACGAGGCGGAAGCATTGCTGATCCAGCGCCTTGGCGAGGTGACGCTGGCCGATCTGGCTGCCGATTTCCACGAGCGCTGGCAGCAAAACAGGACAAGGAAGGCCAACCCCCATGCAGCCTGA
- a CDS encoding NAD(P)/FAD-dependent oxidoreductase, translating to MQPDVQMFAKPFDAVVIGGSYAGLSAAMQLARGRRNVAVIDAGKPRNRFATASHGFFGQDGAEPARMIAAAREKLAAYPNVYFIADEAVDAGGQEGAFAVTLASGPVLEASRLVLATGITDILPAMPGLAERWGVSVLHCPYCHGYEFGGAPLGVLATTPHCAEKALMITEWGPTTLFLNGQPMPDADVLAKLARRGVTIEPSRIDLLEGKGRTLQAVVLADGRRVATTALYLTPRTVMASPLAERLGCSFEDGFFGPIIVTDGKKATNVAGVFAAGDAARGMHNATWASADGVTAGAAVHHSLIFEGLDAA from the coding sequence ATGCAGCCTGACGTGCAGATGTTTGCAAAACCCTTCGATGCGGTCGTGATCGGCGGCTCCTATGCCGGCCTCTCCGCCGCCATGCAGCTCGCGCGCGGACGCCGCAACGTTGCCGTCATCGATGCCGGCAAGCCACGCAACCGCTTCGCCACCGCCTCGCACGGCTTCTTCGGCCAGGATGGCGCCGAGCCGGCACGCATGATCGCTGCCGCGCGCGAAAAACTCGCCGCCTACCCCAATGTCTATTTCATCGCGGACGAAGCGGTGGATGCCGGCGGACAGGAGGGTGCTTTTGCCGTCACGCTCGCATCGGGGCCGGTGCTCGAGGCTTCACGCCTGGTCCTGGCCACCGGCATCACCGACATCCTGCCCGCCATGCCCGGGCTGGCCGAGCGCTGGGGCGTCAGCGTGCTGCATTGTCCCTATTGCCACGGCTACGAATTCGGTGGCGCGCCGCTCGGCGTGCTAGCAACCACGCCGCATTGCGCCGAAAAGGCATTGATGATCACCGAGTGGGGTCCGACGACACTGTTCCTCAACGGCCAGCCAATGCCCGATGCAGATGTGCTGGCAAAGCTCGCGCGACGCGGCGTCACCATCGAACCGTCACGAATCGATCTCCTGGAAGGCAAGGGGCGGACGCTGCAGGCAGTCGTGCTCGCCGATGGCCGCCGGGTCGCCACGACGGCCCTGTACCTGACCCCGCGCACGGTCATGGCCAGCCCGCTGGCCGAACGGCTGGGCTGCAGCTTCGAAGACGGCTTCTTCGGTCCGATCATCGTGACCGACGGCAAGAAAGCGACGAACGTGGCCGGCGTCTTTGCAGCCGGCGATGCGGCGCGCGGCATGCACAATGCCACCTGGGCCTCAGCCGATGGCGTCACAGCGGGTGCCGCCGTTCACCACAGCCTGATCTTCGAAGGTCTGGACGCGGCCTGA
- a CDS encoding TetR/AcrR family transcriptional regulator, producing the protein MRKGVAGRHELIAAIAEVFRAHGYAGASLSLITEATGLGKGSLYNFFPGGKDEMATAVLAHIDRWFEDEVFSPLREAKDPLEGIDRMLAATDAYFRSGSRVCLVGAFALDDARDRFAAEIRSYFGRWVTDLAGALRRAGRPETEARRLAEECVAGIQGALTLARAFDDPATFSRAMTTIRKRLGVAGA; encoded by the coding sequence ATGCGCAAGGGTGTGGCTGGCCGGCATGAGCTGATCGCGGCGATTGCCGAAGTGTTTCGCGCGCATGGCTACGCCGGCGCCAGCCTGTCGCTGATCACCGAGGCGACGGGGCTCGGCAAGGGCAGCCTCTACAACTTCTTCCCGGGCGGCAAGGACGAGATGGCGACCGCTGTGCTGGCGCATATCGATCGCTGGTTCGAAGACGAGGTTTTCTCGCCATTGCGCGAAGCGAAGGACCCGTTGGAAGGCATCGACCGCATGCTTGCGGCGACGGATGCCTACTTTCGTTCGGGCAGCCGCGTCTGCCTGGTCGGTGCCTTTGCACTGGACGATGCACGAGACCGTTTCGCCGCCGAGATCAGATCCTACTTCGGGCGTTGGGTGACGGACCTGGCCGGCGCGTTACGGCGAGCGGGCCGGCCGGAGACAGAAGCCCGGCGACTGGCCGAAGAATGTGTCGCCGGCATTCAGGGCGCGCTTACGCTGGCGCGGGCCTTTGACGATCCCGCGACGTTTTCCCGCGCGATGACGACCATCCGCAAACGGCTCGGCGTCGCCGGCGCCTGA
- a CDS encoding nuclear transport factor 2 family protein, whose protein sequence is MSRPPLPPFNAETAAEKARKAEDAWNSRDPEKVSLAYTEDSLWRNRAEFVRGRPEIVAFLARKWARELEYRLIKEVWTWNENRIAVRFAYEWRDDSGHWFRSYGNENWEFDEAGLMRRRVASINDLPITEAERKFHWPLGRRPDDHPGLSDLGL, encoded by the coding sequence ATGAGTCGTCCGCCACTGCCGCCTTTCAACGCCGAGACCGCTGCCGAGAAGGCGCGCAAGGCCGAGGACGCCTGGAACAGCCGCGATCCCGAGAAGGTGTCGCTGGCCTATACCGAGGACAGCCTCTGGCGGAACCGCGCCGAATTCGTCAGGGGGCGGCCTGAGATCGTTGCCTTCCTTGCGCGCAAATGGGCGCGCGAACTGGAATATCGTCTGATCAAGGAGGTCTGGACCTGGAACGAGAACCGCATCGCCGTACGGTTCGCTTATGAATGGCGCGACGACAGCGGTCACTGGTTCCGCTCCTACGGCAACGAGAACTGGGAGTTCGATGAGGCTGGCCTGATGCGCCGGCGCGTCGCATCGATCAACGATCTGCCGATCACCGAGGCGGAGCGCAAGTTCCACTGGCCGCTTGGCCGCAGGCCCGATGATCATCCGGGTCTCAGCGATCTCGGGCTCTAG
- a CDS encoding quinone oxidoreductase, which yields MQIEPIEVPVPGPGEALVRHTAIGLNFVEVYFRRGTFQMPVLPAVLGNEGAGIVEAIGPGVEDVAVGDRVVYADSPIGAYATVRLYPADQLVRIPAAVSDEQAAASFLRGVTARMLLKDVVPLHPGDTVLYHGAAGGVGLLFAQWAKALGIRVIGTVSSAEKAAAARAAGCIETIDYRAQDFVEQVKAITGGEGVAAVFDSVGQDTFLKSLESLRPRGALVAFGKASGNPPAIDPFLLAPKGLYVTWPIRPVYTARRVDRERSTDELFEAIASGILDVGPSRTYALDDIVTAHHDLEGRKVIGAAVIRP from the coding sequence TTGCAGATTGAGCCAATCGAGGTGCCTGTGCCGGGTCCCGGCGAGGCACTGGTGCGCCATACGGCGATCGGACTGAATTTCGTCGAGGTCTATTTCCGGCGCGGCACCTTTCAGATGCCTGTGTTACCGGCCGTGTTGGGCAATGAGGGCGCTGGTATCGTCGAGGCGATAGGCCCTGGCGTCGAAGACGTGGCGGTTGGCGATCGCGTCGTCTACGCCGACAGTCCGATCGGCGCGTATGCGACGGTGCGTCTCTATCCCGCCGACCAGCTCGTGCGCATTCCAGCAGCCGTCAGCGACGAGCAGGCTGCCGCTTCCTTCCTGCGCGGCGTCACTGCACGCATGCTGCTCAAGGATGTCGTTCCCCTCCATCCGGGCGACACCGTGCTCTACCATGGCGCAGCCGGAGGCGTCGGCCTGCTGTTCGCGCAATGGGCAAAGGCACTTGGCATCCGCGTCATCGGCACTGTATCAAGCGCCGAAAAGGCAGCCGCCGCGCGCGCTGCCGGCTGCATCGAGACGATCGACTATCGCGCGCAAGACTTCGTCGAGCAGGTCAAGGCGATCACCGGTGGTGAAGGTGTTGCCGCCGTGTTCGATTCCGTCGGCCAGGACACGTTCCTGAAATCGCTGGAGAGCCTGCGCCCGCGCGGTGCGCTTGTCGCCTTCGGCAAGGCTTCCGGCAACCCGCCGGCGATCGATCCGTTCCTGCTGGCGCCGAAGGGACTGTACGTGACCTGGCCGATCCGGCCCGTCTACACCGCCCGACGCGTCGATCGCGAACGCAGTACCGACGAACTCTTTGAGGCGATCGCCAGCGGCATTCTCGATGTCGGTCCGAGCCGCACTTACGCGTTGGACGATATCGTGACCGCCCATCATGACCTGGAGGGCCGCAAGGTCATAGGTGCGGCGGTGATCAGGCCCTGA
- a CDS encoding Lrp/AsnC family transcriptional regulator → MDLATPDLDDIDRQLVTLLRRDSRQPVLGLARAVGLSRSAVQDRLARLKRQGVIKRFTIDTTGPVEPGGARAFFFVRTDGRPCGRLIPMVAGFPEVESCDHVSGPMDMVLSVRGRDLAALSALRERMVAIPGIATVTVAPVLKNHLDSRAMLAEAS, encoded by the coding sequence ATGGATCTCGCGACACCAGATCTCGACGACATCGACCGGCAGCTGGTCACGCTGCTCAGGCGTGACAGCCGCCAGCCGGTGCTGGGCCTGGCACGCGCGGTCGGGCTTTCCCGCAGCGCCGTGCAGGATCGCCTGGCACGGCTGAAGCGCCAGGGCGTGATCAAGCGCTTCACCATCGACACGACCGGCCCGGTGGAGCCAGGTGGAGCCCGCGCTTTCTTTTTCGTGCGCACCGACGGGCGCCCTTGCGGCCGGCTGATCCCGATGGTCGCCGGCTTTCCGGAGGTCGAGAGCTGCGATCATGTCTCCGGGCCGATGGACATGGTGTTGAGCGTGCGGGGGCGTGACCTGGCTGCGCTGAGCGCATTGCGCGAACGCATGGTCGCCATTCCAGGCATCGCCACCGTCACCGTCGCCCCCGTGCTGAAAAACCATCTCGACAGCCGCGCGATGCTGGCCGAGGCGTCCTGA
- a CDS encoding LysR family transcriptional regulator, producing MQLKHLKTFVAVASDLNITRAAERIHLAQSSVSEQIQALEADLNATLFDRIGRKLKLTEAGQRLLEHAPDLLARTDEARAAVATAANTAAGTLAIGGLETLCASYLPSLLAHFGAQNPAVRLQLKSAGSGELRAGLKSGALDVSFAFGEPPETSDLKHEVIAEEELVVAVPASHRLAGQAAATADDLRDEPFLVTERGCVYRQMFETAFARDVARPRIAVELGSIAAIQKLVAEGTGLALIPRVAVMAGDERIVTLPWTGKSSLVPVSMIWHGRRGKRPAVRLFLEASRRQFKPGDARLRRATPSR from the coding sequence ATGCAGCTCAAGCATCTGAAGACATTCGTCGCCGTTGCTTCCGATCTCAACATCACGCGAGCGGCCGAGCGCATCCACCTTGCCCAGTCGAGCGTGAGCGAACAGATCCAGGCGCTGGAGGCCGATCTGAATGCCACGCTTTTCGACCGCATCGGACGCAAGCTCAAACTGACCGAGGCGGGTCAACGCCTGCTCGAGCACGCCCCCGACCTTCTGGCCCGCACCGATGAAGCGCGGGCCGCGGTGGCAACGGCCGCAAACACGGCGGCAGGCACGCTGGCGATCGGCGGGCTGGAAACGCTCTGCGCAAGTTATCTGCCGTCGCTGCTGGCGCATTTCGGTGCCCAGAATCCGGCGGTACGGTTGCAATTGAAGAGCGCCGGCAGTGGTGAGCTGCGCGCGGGCTTGAAGAGCGGCGCCCTCGATGTTTCCTTCGCGTTTGGCGAACCACCCGAAACGTCGGATCTCAAACATGAAGTGATCGCCGAAGAAGAGCTCGTCGTCGCCGTGCCGGCCAGCCACCGGCTCGCCGGGCAAGCCGCGGCGACCGCCGACGATCTGCGCGACGAGCCCTTCCTGGTGACCGAGCGGGGATGTGTCTACCGCCAGATGTTCGAAACCGCTTTCGCACGGGATGTGGCACGACCGCGCATCGCCGTCGAACTCGGCTCGATCGCGGCGATCCAGAAACTCGTGGCGGAAGGTACCGGACTGGCGCTCATCCCGCGCGTTGCCGTTATGGCCGGCGACGAGCGGATTGTGACCCTGCCATGGACCGGCAAGAGCTCGTTGGTCCCCGTTTCCATGATCTGGCATGGGCGGCGCGGCAAACGGCCGGCGGTTCGTCTCTTCCTGGAAGCTTCGCGCCGGCAGTTCAAACCAGGCGATGCCCGCCTTCGGCGTGCAACACCGTCCCGCTGA
- a CDS encoding SDR family oxidoreductase, giving the protein MDTTTENKAERILIAGGSSGMGLALAGLLLSEGAEVTIVGRSQARLDAAGASLGNPSLLRLAVADIAREDEVSRLFADAGRLDHIVSTAADIGASYRLLPDLDLAEARRVVDSKFFGPLLLAKHGVPVLSRTGSITFTSGINAYRPAARGSVTAAMNGALAPLVRALAVELGPIRVNAVSPGWVDTPIWQQVAGDTRAATLDAMAARLPVGRIGRPEDIADAIRFLMRNGFVSGTVLHAEGGHRLV; this is encoded by the coding sequence ATGGATACGACAACTGAAAACAAGGCCGAGCGCATCCTCATCGCCGGTGGCAGCTCCGGCATGGGGCTGGCGCTCGCGGGGTTGCTCCTGTCGGAGGGAGCCGAAGTAACGATCGTCGGGCGCTCGCAGGCAAGGCTGGATGCGGCGGGTGCGAGCCTGGGCAATCCTTCTTTGTTGCGCCTCGCCGTCGCCGACATTGCCAGGGAAGATGAGGTCAGCAGGCTTTTTGCCGATGCCGGCCGGTTGGATCACATCGTCTCGACCGCTGCCGACATCGGCGCCTCCTACCGGCTGCTGCCGGATCTCGACCTTGCCGAAGCGCGCCGGGTGGTCGATTCGAAGTTCTTCGGGCCGCTGCTGCTGGCCAAGCATGGCGTTCCGGTCTTGTCCCGGACAGGGTCGATCACCTTCACATCGGGCATCAACGCCTATCGGCCAGCGGCACGCGGCTCGGTGACAGCGGCCATGAACGGCGCGCTTGCTCCACTGGTGCGCGCGCTCGCCGTCGAACTCGGGCCGATCCGTGTCAATGCCGTCTCTCCAGGCTGGGTCGACACCCCTATCTGGCAGCAGGTCGCCGGCGACACCAGGGCGGCGACGCTCGATGCCATGGCCGCTCGCCTGCCGGTCGGCCGCATCGGCAGGCCGGAAGACATCGCCGACGCAATCCGTTTCCTGATGCGAAACGGCTTCGTCAGCGGGACGGTGTTGCACGCCGAAGGCGGGCATCGCCTGGTTTGA
- a CDS encoding LysE family translocator — protein MAAFILAPIALMQERNMVFSSAPARGLFRSTKDETMTLSGFLAYSGALAIAAAIPGPQIVAIVAQAMKSGYRQAVWMTLGMVIGDVLYLVAVLAGLAYIAESFTLALIVIKWAGVAYLVWLAYQYWTADFDIRTEGTQTDAGNQWRALASGVLVTFGNPKSILFYIAILPTIIDLNAITLVDVSVLVALTAAILTLAQLPFVLAGAKARHALKSPRAMRLMNRGAAVLMGGAAATIATRQ, from the coding sequence ATGGCAGCATTCATCCTCGCACCGATTGCGCTTATGCAAGAGCGCAATATGGTGTTCTCGTCCGCGCCGGCGCGCGGCCTGTTCCGCTCAACCAAGGACGAAACGATGACCCTTTCGGGGTTCCTGGCTTATTCCGGTGCGCTGGCGATCGCTGCCGCCATTCCCGGCCCGCAGATCGTCGCCATCGTCGCGCAGGCGATGAAAAGCGGCTACCGGCAGGCGGTGTGGATGACGCTCGGCATGGTGATAGGCGACGTTCTCTACCTCGTCGCGGTGCTGGCCGGCCTCGCCTATATTGCAGAGAGCTTCACGCTCGCACTGATCGTCATCAAATGGGCGGGTGTCGCCTATCTGGTCTGGCTGGCCTACCAGTACTGGACCGCCGATTTCGACATCAGGACCGAAGGCACACAAACTGACGCCGGCAACCAGTGGCGCGCGCTGGCCTCCGGCGTGCTGGTGACCTTCGGCAACCCGAAATCGATCCTGTTCTATATCGCCATCCTGCCGACCATCATCGACCTGAACGCGATCACGCTCGTGGACGTCTCCGTGCTGGTGGCGCTGACCGCAGCGATCCTGACGCTGGCGCAGCTGCCCTTCGTTCTGGCCGGCGCCAAGGCGCGCCATGCGCTCAAGTCGCCGCGTGCCATGCGCCTGATGAACCGCGGCGCGGCCGTACTGATGGGCGGCGCAGCGGCAACCATTGCCACGCGGCAATAG